The Carassius gibelio isolate Cgi1373 ecotype wild population from Czech Republic chromosome B11, carGib1.2-hapl.c, whole genome shotgun sequence genomic sequence AAGTCTCAGGCTCAGGGTTGTGCAACAGTCCTGTTTGAGGCGTCTGCTTCAGGAAACCCTGACGTCATCTCCTTACTTTTGGAGTACGGCGCTGACGCCAACATAACAACACCCAAACACACGGGACACCTGCCCATCCACAGAGTGGCCCACCGCGGACACGTCAAGTCAGTATGTGATGAAGCATCgtgaaataaactaaaactgaaatgtttaaggttttaaacatttacatttgatgTATATTTTACCAGTGAATACTGTATGCTACTTTGCataaagtttggaataattatgattatttaatgtttctgaaaaggCTCAAAGCCGCATTCATCTGCatttaaacatacagtaaaatgtaatattactaaaaaatcattaatattttatcatttttgtactgtgaagctgaattttttgcatcattacacaaatcttcagtgtcacgtcaATGAATAaaattttctcatttattttgtaaaagtgTTTTCACTAAATCATTTTTAGGTGTATATAACAAAACTTGCATCATTACAGAagttaaataattgtaaacaaacttaaaatgcattataaactctatttatgacattatttttgacacCATCCTCATTTTTCAGCAAATGCCTAAAAATTGTAACAGTACTAGCTTTCTTGAAGGtttctgacacactacagcaaaatatagaaataactgacttgaaGCCATTTTTGTAGCTGATGAAAAGAGCTAGTGTTCAAATCATTTTGGACAccactgtatttactgtttatttcaggtaatgtttattttatttcaagtaaaggACATTAACTTCTGTCCGCAGGGCTCTGGCTCTGCTGATACCAGTGACGTCGTTGGATGCGGTGGATGACAGTGGGATCAGTCCTCTTCACTTGGCGGCGGCAGGTGGACACACTCAGTGTCTAGAGATGCTACTAAAAGCCAATTATGACCCTAACTTCATGCTGCACCCTTGGGTGCGCCTCAGCTACGACGATAAGCGTCAGTCCGCACTCTACTTCGCCGTCTCCAATGAAGACATCGCCTCCACCCGAGTCCTGCTGGAAGCTGGAGCCATGCCCAACCAGGACCCTGTCAAGTGCCTGCAGGTGGCACTGAGGCTGGGAAACCACGAACTGATCAACCTGCTGCTTCGCTACGGAGCCAACGTCAATTACTACTGCAGAGTGAACACCACGCACTTCCCGTCGGCCTTACAGTATGCCCTGAAGGACGAGGTGGTGCTGCGGATGCTGTGTAACTATGGTTACAACGTGGAGCGATGCTTTGACTGTCCATACGGGGAGGGATCACACGTCCCACATGGATACGAGGGATGGAGTGACACCGTCATTAAAGATACGCTGGTGAGTTCGCGTCTGACGTTTGGTGTCCGGTGTTTCTGGCGTGTGTGTTGAGCTCTTTTTCCCTCTCGCTGTAGTTCTGTGAGGTCATCTCTGTCTCGTGGCTCAAACATCTCTCAGGAAACATGGTTCGCATCATGCTAGATTACGTCGATCATGTGACCTTTTGCTCCAAACTGAAGGCTGCGCTCATGGAGCAGAAACAGTGGCCTGAAATCTGCAAAATTCAAGGTTTGttcaaaaatctttatttgactctctctattctaattctattttaccTATTTGCTGACTTGAAtctctctgtttgttttcttactgcttgttttcttttaaaaaatgcccctaacactagctttctctatttttttcctattctatctacttgttttctttttgttatctATGTGTATTAAGCGATAGtgacggctctgtgtagtaaatagCGCTCCATTTgaacttcggagcatcgcgaatcattgattcagatcgggacttcggagcatcgcgaatcattgattcagatcgggacttcggagcatcgcgaatcattgattcaggtcgggacttcggagcatcgcgaatcattgattcagatcgggacttcggagcatcgcgaatcattgattcaggtcgggacttcggagcatcgcgaatcattgattcaggtcgggacttcggagcatcgcgaatcattgattcaggtcgggacttcggagcatcgcgaatcattgattcaggtcgggacttcggagcatcgcgaatcattgattcagatcgggacttcggagcatcgcgaatcattgattcagatcgggacttcggagcatcgcgaatcaatgattcagatcgggacttcggaggatttattgcgaatcatttgatcgggacttcggagcatcgcgaatcattgattcagatcgggacttcggagcatcgcgaatcattaattcagatcgggacttcggagcatttattgcgaatcatttgatcgggacttcggagcatcgcgaatcattgattcagatcgggacttcggagcatcgcgaatcaatgattcagatcgggacttcggaggatttattgcgaatcatttgatcgggacttcggagcatcgcgaatcattgattcagatcgggacttcggagcatcgcgaatcatttgattcaaatCGGGACTTCGGAGTAATTTAGTAGAGACACTATGACATGTCCCTACCAATATCAGCCACTACTAAATTGTTCCTAGCAATCATTTTGATCAAACAATGTCCTCTCTGGGATGTCACCACCAATGCCAAAATCAAACCTACACTGCAAAATGTATGAACTCCTGTGTCATGTGTCATGCTTTCATTTTTGACTAGTTTTGTTTCTTTACAGAGAAAGTCCGCTGTCTGCAGCATCTCTGTCGGCTGAAGATCAGGGCTTGTTTGGGTCGGTTGTGTTTGAGAGCTCCGATCTTCATGAGCTTCCTTCCATTACCAGAACGACTGAAGCAATACATCCTGTACAAAGAATATGATCTCTACGCTCAGAAATGCCAAACACAAAGCAAATAAACCAGAATTCACACCTGT encodes the following:
- the LOC127968327 gene encoding dynein axonemal heavy chain 12-like isoform X5; translation: MDLDTSGRGFEEDVATQLMIESLREQGLVTSPFSGESCRIIQITPEREKIFSAIKHGDEQSLRELTVHQQAFSEEDDTDYIPLHEAAIQNNQNILEITFTASPEDAKHRKTRQGKTALFLAVGKGLLDNACFLLDHGSSPDTLDEDEDSPLVVAIRNNHYGMAKLLLNFSARVNQEGANHRTALLEAARLGLMDFVDLLLKYGAHPDPRSSYGLTPLALAAQAGHLEIIRTLLQRGADVKSQAQGCATVLFEASASGNPDVISLLLEYGADANITTPKHTGHLPIHRVAHRGHVKALALLIPVTSLDAVDDSGISPLHLAAAGGHTQCLEMLLKANYDPNFMLHPWVRLSYDDKRQSALYFAVSNEDIASTRVLLEAGAMPNQDPVKCLQVALRLGNHELINLLLRYGANVNYYCRVNTTHFPSALQYALKDEVVLRMLCNYGYNVERCFDCPYGEGSHVPHGYEGWSDTVIKDTLFCEVISVSWLKHLSGNMVRIMLDYVDHVTFCSKLKAALMEQKQWPEICKIQEKVRCLQHLCRLKIRACLGRLCLRAPIFMSFLPLPERLKQYILYKEYDLYAQKCQTQSK
- the LOC127968327 gene encoding dynein axonemal heavy chain 12-like isoform X6, translated to MDLDTSGRGFEEDVATQLMIESLREQGLVTSPFSGESCRIIQITPEREKIFSAIKHDVLSGDEQSLRELTVHQQAFSEEDDTDYIPLHEAAIQNNQNILEITFTASPEDAKHRKTRQGKTALFLAVGKGLLDNACFLLDHGSSPDTLDEDEDSPLVVAIRNNHYGMAKLLLNFSARVNQEGANHRTALLEAARLGLMDFVDLLLKYGAHPDPRSSYGLTPLALAAQAGHLEIIRTLLQRGADVKSQAQGCATVLFEASASGNPDVISLLLEYGADANITTPKHTGHLPIHRVAHRGHVKALALLIPVTSLDAVDDSGISPLHLAAAGGHTQCLEMLLKANYDPNFMLHPWVRLSYDDKRQSALYFAVSNEDIASTRVLLEAGAMPNQDPVKCLQVALRLGNHELINLLLRYGANVNYYCRVNTTHFPSALQYALKDEVVLRMLCNYGYNVERCFDCPYGEGSHVPHGYEGWSDTVIKDTLFCEVISVSWLKHLSGNMVRIMLDYVDHVTFCSKLKAALMEQKQWPEICKIQAIVTALCSK
- the LOC127968327 gene encoding dynein axonemal heavy chain 12-like isoform X2; the protein is MDLDTSGRGFEEDVATQLMIESLREQGLVTSPFSGESCRIIQITPEREKIFSAIKHDVLSGDEQSLRELTVHQQAFSEEDDTDYIPLHEAAIQNNQNILEITFTASPEDAKHRKTRQGKTALFLAVGKGLLDNACFLLDHGSSPDTLDEDEDSPLVVAIRNNHYGMAKLLLNFSARVNQEGANHRTALLEAARLGLMDFVDLLLKYGAHPDPRSSYGLTPLALAAQAGHLEIIRTLLQRGADVKSQAQGCATVLFEASASGNPDVISLLLEYGADANITTPKHTGHLPIHRVAHRGHVKALALLIPVTSLDAVDDSGISPLHLAAAGGHTQCLEMLLKANYDPNFMLHPWVRLSYDDKRQSALYFAVSNEDIASTRVLLEAGAMPNQDPVKCLQVALRLGNHELINLLLRYGANVNYYCRVNTTHFPSALQYALKDEVVLRMLCNYGYNVERCFDCPYGEGSHVPHGYEGWSDTVIKDTLFCEVISVSWLKHLSGNMVRIMLDYVDHVTFCSKLKAALMEQKQWPEICKIQEKVRCLQHLCRLKIRACLGRLCLRAPIFMSFLPLPERLKQYILYKEYDLYAQKCQTQSK
- the LOC127968327 gene encoding ankyrin repeat and SOCS box protein 14-like isoform X1, whose protein sequence is MDLDTSGRGFEEDVATQLMIESLREQGLVTSPFSGESCRIIQITPEREKIFSAIKHDVLSGDEQSLRELTVHQQAFSEEDDTDYIPLHEAAIQNNQNILEITFTASPEDAKHRKTRQGKTALFLAVGKGLLDNACFLLDHGSSPDTLDEDEDSPLVVAIRNNHYGMAKLLLNFSARVNQEGANHRTALLEAARLGLMDFVDLLLKYGAHPDPRSSYGLTPLALAAQAGHLEIIRTLLQRGADVKSQAQGCATVLFEASASGNPDVISLLLEYGADANITTPKHTGHLPIHRVAHRGHVKALALLIPVTSLDAVDDSGISPLHLAAAGGHTQCLEMLLKANYDPNFMLHPWVRLSYDDKRQSALYFAVSNEDIASTRVLLEAGAMPNQDPVKCLQVALRLGNHELINLLLRYGANVNYYCRVNTTHFPSALQYALKDEVVLRMLCNYGYNVERCFDCPYGEGSHVPHGYEGWSDTVIKDTLFCEVISVSWLKHLSGNMVRIMLDYVDHVTFCSKLKAALMEQKQWPEICKIQGLFKNLYLTLSILILFYLFADLNLSVCFLTACFLLKNAPNTSFLYFFPILSTCFLFVIYVY
- the LOC127968327 gene encoding ankyrin repeat and SOCS box protein 14-like isoform X4; this encodes MDLDTSGRGFEEDVATQLMIESLREQGLVTSPFSGESCRIIQITPEREKIFSAIKHGDEQSLRELTVHQQAFSEEDDTDYIPLHEAAIQNNQNILEITFTASPEDAKHRKTRQGKTALFLAVGKGLLDNACFLLDHGSSPDTLDEDEDSPLVVAIRNNHYGMAKLLLNFSARVNQEGANHRTALLEAARLGLMDFVDLLLKYGAHPDPRSSYGLTPLALAAQAGHLEIIRTLLQRGADVKSQAQGCATVLFEASASGNPDVISLLLEYGADANITTPKHTGHLPIHRVAHRGHVKALALLIPVTSLDAVDDSGISPLHLAAAGGHTQCLEMLLKANYDPNFMLHPWVRLSYDDKRQSALYFAVSNEDIASTRVLLEAGAMPNQDPVKCLQVALRLGNHELINLLLRYGANVNYYCRVNTTHFPSALQYALKDEVVLRMLCNYGYNVERCFDCPYGEGSHVPHGYEGWSDTVIKDTLFCEVISVSWLKHLSGNMVRIMLDYVDHVTFCSKLKAALMEQKQWPEICKIQGLFKNLYLTLSILILFYLFADLNLSVCFLTACFLLKNAPNTSFLYFFPILSTCFLFVIYVY